Proteins encoded in a region of the Mercenaria mercenaria strain notata chromosome 1, MADL_Memer_1, whole genome shotgun sequence genome:
- the LOC123545734 gene encoding uncharacterized protein LOC123545734, protein MEVKIMLAFVFCACVWLAEGNAEKKGHRYSIKLQDDPCNFNTYDIDMDGIIAKDELLAVLSINDADNTLFALVDLMAEDKVIKRDEFYALVPMFIAECSDSNKE, encoded by the exons ATG GAGGTCAAAATCATGCTAGCTTTTGTTTTCTGTGCCTGTGTTTGGCTTGCAGAAGGAAATGCTGAAAAG AAAGGACATCGTTACAGTATCAAGCTTCAAGATGATCCATGTAATTTCAATACCTACGACATTGACATGGACGGGATAATCGCTAAGGACGAACTGCTGGCTGTACTCAGTATAAATGACGCAGACAACACTCTATTCGCTCTCGTAGATTTGATGGCTG AAGACAAAGTAATAAAACGGGACGAATTTTATGCCTTGGTACCGATGTTCATAGCTGAATGTTCCGACTCCAACAAGGAATAA